From the genome of Oryza glaberrima chromosome 1, OglaRS2, whole genome shotgun sequence:
CCAGAGTTCTTTGCAGAATTATCTTCTTTGAGCATTCTTGACATTTCGGGCAATTCTTTTGAAGGGCAGTTTCCAACAAAAATCTTCCAGCTAAAAAGTTTGAGAACGCTTGATTTGTCTATGAACAGAGATCTTTCTATTAACCTACCAGAATTCCTAGATGGAAATAATCTAGAAACGTTATCTCTAACATGGACAAATTTACCTTATCATACACCGTCCTCATTTGCCAATCTCAAGTCTCTGAAGAGTTTGGCTATTAGCACAACAGGAACCTCCAAGGAGCTTCTTCCCTCTCTAATAGGTGAGCTTCCTTCATTGAAAGAACTGGAAATGTGGGGACCGGAATGGAGCTTGGAGAAACCGGCCGTATTGTCTTGGGTAGGCAACCTTAAGCAACTGACAGATTTGACTCTTGGCTGGTATGACTTTTCTCAGTCAACACCCTCCTGGATAGGCAATTTGATGAGTTTGGCAACTTTGGAGATGTTGGACTGCAAATTGTCTACAACTATACCTCATCAGATTGGTAATCTCGCAAATTTGACAAGCTTGAGGTTCGAGGATTGCGACTTACCTGGGCAGAAAATACCGTCGTGGATCAGCAACTTTACAAAGTTGAGGAATTTACAAATGAACAGTTGTGGCTTCTCTGGGCCGATACCCTCAACAATAGGGAATCTGACCCAACTCGAATATTTGACTATCAGTTATAATAACCAGCTGAACGGTAAGACAATATACCACGACTGCTTTTCTTACTTGATGCATATATGCAATTTCAGTTAAATACATCCATAAAATAACTCACAAATATATGTCTCCACGTattatcatatataaatatCTTACATTATGGTTATGTACATCCGCTCGTGAATATAGAGATCAAATTGTtatctattatcttaaaaatatatatcttatcTTAGTGATATACATACATGAGCCCTATTTACGTGCCATATCTCCTAGAGGCTAGAGGGCCTTAAAGGCAGTACGTAAATGATAGGACAGGCGACTTCTACACCAGGTATAGATTGCAAGCATATCAAAAATACAAAACCTTATATTTTGCCATGCTGGCATTATTTTTATACAAAATTGTCGCTCCAATGCTGATACCACACCTTACATCTACAGTAAATTGATGGCGTCTATTTTCGCACTTCTGAACAAATTTCAATCTATCATGTGCGTGCCGACTTATGGTCTCTTGGAGCTAAAACATCTTTTCGACTAGTACTATACCCTTGCATGCAGGAAAAATTCCACAATCGTTGTTCACTCTTGCTGGATTGAAACACATTGACCTTAGTGCAAATCAACTTTTTTTGTTCTCTGGAAGACATTGCTTCCCCTTCAACTTCACCTTTGCAGGGTATCCTGTTAAATTATAGTCAACTGACAGACCCGAGAACCAAATCATTTTTCCAGCTTACATATCGTAACTATCTCAGCCTTGAGTCAAATAAGTTGACAGCCACAATGGAACTTAGCTCTATCTGGAGGATCAAGAGAATCTCTTACCTACGACTGTCAAATAAATTGATATCACTCATATATGATAAAGGTGAAAGGGAAGAGAATTGATATCACTCATAGACTCTAATGGGGACTACTTGTGCCTGGCATCTTGCAGCCTTACAAAATTGCATGCATTAAGGTATCTATATCTTGATGCAATTTTGGAACCTGACCTTTAGAGTAACCAAAACACTCAAAACGCTCGAAATAATGGACTCGTGTAGTACTCCTCCTGGTTGGACTGttgacatggaaaaaaaaaactgtcatcACTCCCCATTTTATAAAAAAGGATACCCACGAGTAATCCCATTTAGTCAATTCGCAAGTTGCTGCATTAAATCACACCCACTCTTCAAGTTTGGGTACTaatgatgcaatttactctaagatttattttagggttaattggatccatgccactgcaaatatgCCAATTCAAAAAAAGCCACTACTGTTCATCATATCGGCTACGTGCCACTGAAATTTGgggaaattggaaccatgccactcccgtccAGTTTTCTGTTAACCTTCGTCATCTatctccctcttcctttctttgCTTCTCCGCCATGGACGCCGGCGAGCCCTCCACCTCGGACTCGCTGGTCCTTGCCGCTGCAGCTAGCCAGCGATCCCCCCTCTCCATCTCAAGCTGCTCCTCGCCAGTAGCCGCCGCGACTCGTTCGTTCCTCGTCGTCCCCGCCGGCGGACGCGgcaccctcgccgccggggagcTTCTCCACCATGGACGCCGGCGAGCCCGGGAGGGCAACGGCTGAAGGGAATCGACGGTTGGGGAGCCGAGTGCGAAGCACGACGGGATGAGCGGCACGGGGGAAGGAGATGGAAGCGAGCGCGTCGGGAGGagatcggtggcggcggcggcaagggttgagggcggcgacgcggcagtGGGCGGGGTGGCGACCGGCACGGGGGCGGTGGCCAGGGACCTCGTCGGGGGAGCGGATGACGACGACACAGGCGCAGCCCGGCCGGTCGGCTCCGAGACGAGGCGCTCGATGAATGGTGCCACGACGGTCTCCTCATTGAGCCCCGTGGCTTGGTGCTGCGAATCGCCTTGGGCGGGCACGATGGGCTCGTCGGCCTCACCActcgcgtcgccgccaccgacgtGGCCACGTCACCCATCGCCGCGAGATCGATGAGACGATAGCGACGACACCTCCTACCACATCTAcggtggtggagagagaggaaggggaaagagaagagaggggagggaggtggggcccatgtgcaGTTGTGGGGTAATGGGGATTTTTGACGGAAAATGTGATGGAGTGGCACGGTTTCAATTTCTCCAATTTTCAGTGGTACATAGCCAATATGctgaatagtagtggcattttttcGAATGGGCATATTTCCAGtggcatagatccaattaaccctttattTTAAGATGTTTTAGTGGATGTAGCTAGCATTGcgctatataaaatacaattgtatctataaaaaaatggttgagtgtataaatattttaaaataaattttaatctAGCCCGTGCAATATTACATGGAAAATCTGCCTTAGTTCGGTGAACTCAAAAGAATGAACTGTCTTGGTTATAGTGTTATTTTCAGATGAACTTTTACCGAACTGGCATCTtctaaactactccctccgtttcacgatgtaatGTGCTACATTAAAAtaaagaaatgctagaatgactttacattgtgaaacggagggagtagtttagaAGGTGCCAGTTCGGTGAAAGTTCATctgaaaatttaaattagttttGATGAATGTTTGCCCTTGCATGCAGGAAAAATTCCACAATTGTTGTTCACTCTTCCGGGGCTGGAATATGTTGATGTTCGGGCAAACCAGTTATCTGGTTCTCTAGAAGACATCCCTTCCCCTTTAACTTCATCTTTGTCATCAATTGACTTAAGCTACAATCAACTGTCGGGCCTGATACCCAAATCAATTTTCCAGCTTACAAATCTTAATTATCTCAATCTTGAATGGAATAAATTCATAGGCTCGGTTGAACTTAGCTCTGTCTGGAATCTGAAGAATCTTGATTTCCTAAGCCTGTCAAACAATTTGATATCACTCATAGATGATGAAGGTGAAACAGTGTCCCCTTCTCTTCCAAGCATTACATCCTTATACCTGGCATCTTGCAAACTTACAAAAATTCCAGGCACACTAAGATATCTTGATGCGATTTCGGACCTTGACCTTTCAAGTAACCAAATTACCGGGGCAATACCAAGTTGGATATGGGAGAATCGAACGGACCAGCTCAATACTCTGATCCTCTCGCACAACATGTTTACTAATGTGGAGCAGTCTCCTTCTCTTGTCAATATGACCTATTTAACTTATCTTGACCTCAGTTTCAATAGACTTCAAGGAAGCATACCAATACCAGTAACCACATCCAGTAAGGTCGCATTGGACTACTCAAACAACCATTTCTCTTCAATAGTACCTAACTTTGGCATATATCTTGAAAATGCCAGCTATATTGATATCTccaataataaattaagtggccACGTACCATCTTCAATTTGTAAAGCAAGCAAAGTCATCGTCATGGACTTATCTGGCAACAACTATAGTGGATCAGTACCAGCATGTCTTACAGAAAGTGTTAACTTACGTGTATTGAAGTTGAGAGACAACCAATTCAATGGGGTGCTGCCAGAAAACAGTAGAGAGGGGTGCAATCTTCAGTCAATAGATGTGAATGGAAACCAAATTGAAGGTAAACTACCTATATCACTATCATACTGCCAACATTTGGAGCTCCTTGATGTTGGTAATAATCAGATTGTTGATTCTTTTCCATTTTGGTTGGGTACACTTCCAAATCTTCGAGTCCTTGTCTTAAGATCCAACAAACTCATTGGAACAATATGGGGTATTAAAGGTGGTTACCAAAACAGCGATCAGTTCACAAGGTTGCAAATAATAGATCTAGCCTCCAACCATTTCTCTGGCAACATACACCCAGAATGGTTTGAACAGTTGCAATCAATGATGGAAAATGACAATGATGAGGGAGGAATATTACAGTATGGTATAAACATCAATGTAAAAGGGCCATATCAAGATATTACGACTGTCAGTTACAAAGGGGGCATGCTTACGTTCACTAAAATCCTAACCACCTTCAAATTAATAGATCTCTCAGATGATAACTCATTTGGTGGTCCTATTCCAAAGTCATTGGGGAAGCTAGTTTCACTACGTGGACTTAACCTGTCACACAATGCCTTCACGGGACACGTTCCATCACAGCTTAATTCTCTGACTCAGCTGGAGTCATTGGATCTCTCTTGGAACAAGCTGTCAGGGGAAATCCCTCCTGAGTTAGCCTCTCTAACTTCTCTTGCTTGGTTGAATCTTTCGCACAACAACTTGACCGGAAGAATACCACAGAGCAACCAGTTCGGGTCATTCACCAACAGCTCGTTTGAAGGTAATGCCAACCTCTGTGGAAAGCCGCTCTCTAAACAATGTGATACTCCAGGCTCAACATCTCGAAATGCATCAGCTACTTCAGAAACCAGCAGTTTCTGGCAGGACAGACTTGGCGTGATCCTTTTGTTCATCTTTTCTGGCTTGGGGTTCACAGTGGGCTTCATATTGGCAGTCTGGTTCCAATCATTCTTCCACATAGAACGATGGACTCACAAGCATCGATGATTGTTAGTACACAATATGGTGTTTATTCACCTAAGGACATgatatgtgtgtatgtgtgtactCGTAATTAGTGTTAGGTGAAATCCGTTATCTGTTGATAATAATGCAGCTTTCTGTTTCGCATAATTTTGTATGTGTGATTATCAAAATAGTGGGCTAGTGGCGGCGTGGCGCCAtctataactatataagaaactAGTAGGGACCCCGCGGCGTTGCCGCGGGCGTAATTGGAACTCAGGCTATTCCATGATTTTGCAGTTATTCCATACTGTCATATAAGATGGATATACATATTTCATTACAACAATTGAGGACAAACATTTACTAATATACGATTGTAGAGGTGGGGTTCGAATAACATATAAGAACTGATTAACAGATTGACTGTAGAATGGTATAACAATATTTAAAGAACATATTCATAGGTCTGAGAAACTATCGAAGCCAAGTATACACGGGCAAAGCACATAGACGTATCagtcatgcatatatatagcaaTATCATGTTATGATCCACACGTGCGCGCACAAAATGAGGCACATCACACGGTAAATATTCTAGTAGTTCAAGATGCACCCTGtgaagagagaagaaataatTTAGCTGGGTCTGATATGAAGGTAAGTTGGATATAGACATAAGGGCAAGGGTAACCACTCATATGGATTAGCAGTAATGTTTAATTATATGACTAAACTGGAATATACTGATACATTGCTACGATGATATACATTGGAAGGAAAAGGTATTCCGACTGGAAAGCACATTTGTAAGTAACATTGAAGAAGGGTAATTAGATAGAATGGAGATCTACAAATTGATGTATAATAATGAAtgttgcatgaaaaaaaaaataccatggatgatcaggaaagaagaaaacatatagGCAAATGTAGGCCTTGTACAGTGCGATCACATATAGTGAAAATAGACgggtttttttttgtaactGTGGTTATGGACATTGAAAAGAACGGACGTTGTTAATTGATTAGTTCTCTAAGAATGCAAAATCATACATATCAATTCTCAGCACCATAGAGATAAATACAAATTTTAGGTATATCTGGATAAAAAATAACAGAGAAACTAATAGAACTTTTCTATGGATGGCAGTTGAAGAAAGACCAATAATTATATATCTAGTTCATGTGCACCTTTAATACTCACCTAGAGAGAAGGAAAGTGAATGATTGAGCCAAAACGCTGTCGTTTCCCAACGTCAAGAGGAAAAAAGGGTGTACTTCTATTGTTGTACACAAAACAGGGAAATCAGGCACATTTCATAGGTTGGACTGCATGGAGTCTGAATAAGCAGTGAATCTGCAAAATATGACAATATTAACTTTCACATGATTCTGTAACTATAGTACAACAAAGGGAacgaataaaaataatatgcagGATGATGGAAAGACATCTCAAACATGAAAAGATTGGCCCACCAATAAAAGCATCATTAACTGAGGAAGAAAGTCATTCAGTAAACAGTGGGCAGTAGTTGTACATGAAACCAAAAGGGAAATGCTTGCAGTTAGTAGAAGcctgaaaaaaatagaaaacaatatGTTTATTCAATTTTGATAAGGGGAAAAAATATTAGACTACATAAACATAGTACTTATGAGCTCAGCTTACATGTAAAACCATATTTAGGTAAGATCATCGAAAATTTCTTTGTAGACAACATTTTGAGTGCTTTCTGCATGTTCAGGAGGGTTGTTATCTATCAGAACACGCAAACCATCTGGGGATGTCACTCGTGAGAAAGCAACATAGAGCTGACCGTGTGAAAAAACCGGGCTAGGTAGATAAACTCCAACCCTACTAAGTGTCTGCCCTTGTCTCTTATTTATAGTCATTGCATATGAAACTCGAATTGGAAATTGGCGACGCTTAATCTTAAAGGGCCACCTTTTGTCGGTAGATGTAGTTACTATCCTTGGTATATATGCCTTACATCCTTTAGCTTTTCCTGTGATTATTTCTCCTTCTATTATACGGTGAGTCAGCTGAGTTACTATGAGTCTTGTTCCATTGCAAAGGCCCTTTGATGGGGTCAAATTGCGGAGCAACATTATAGGAACCCCTACTTTTAATTGCAAGCAATGATCTGGCAAGCCGCTCATTCGTATTGTGTTGAGGAACTCCACTGGATAAAGGGCCTCAAGTGTAGCACGATTAGCTGTGCTATCATCTATGATGTCTGAGCTATAATATGA
Proteins encoded in this window:
- the LOC127772735 gene encoding receptor like protein 28-like, which produces MLMRFNDASSSPLPPFAAAAAITVFTIADDLLLALSRKIPQLLFTLPGLEYVDVRANQLSGSLEDIPSPLTSSLSSIDLSYNQLSGLIPKSIFQLTNLNYLNLEWNKFIGSVELSSVWNLKNLDFLSLSNNLISLIDDEGETVSPSLPSITSLYLASCKLTKIPGTLRYLDAISDLDLSSNQITGAIPSWIWENRTDQLNTLILSHNMFTNVEQSPSLVNMTYLTYLDLSFNRLQGSIPIPVTTSSKVALDYSNNHFSSIVPNFGIYLENASYIDISNNKLSGHVPSSICKASKVIVMDLSGNNYSGSVPACLTESVNLRVLKLRDNQFNGVLPENSREGCNLQSIDVNGNQIEGKLPISLSYCQHLELLDVGNNQIVDSFPFWLGTLPNLRVLVLRSNKLIGTIWGIKGGYQNSDQFTRLQIIDLASNHFSGNIHPEWFEQLQSMMENDNDEGGILQYGININVKGPYQDITTVSYKGGMLTFTKILTTFKLIDLSDDNSFGGPIPKSLGKLVSLRGLNLSHNAFTGHVPSQLNSLTQLESLDLSWNKLSGEIPPELASLTSLAWLNLSHNNLTGRIPQSNQFGSFTNSSFEGNANLCGKPLSKQCDTPGSTSRNASATSETSSFWQDRLGVILLFIFSGLGFTVGFILAVWFQSFFHIERWTHKHR